The Flavivirga eckloniae genomic interval CCTAGAAGCGTTTAAAGGGTTAAAGCATCCTTTTAAGATAGTTGTTAATTAAGAGATTTTGAGTTTAGAAATAACCAACCAACTAAAAGAAAAATACGAGGCAATAGACCAGGATTATGAAACCTATTTAGAAGGCTTATTGCATAGTAAGCCCCTTAATTATTGGGATTATATTCAAACGGATGCCCTGCTCAACCTTCAAATACAACGTACTGTCCATCCGGACGAAATGGTATTTATAATGTACCATCAAATTAACGAGCTTTTGTTTAAAATGATACTTGGTGAGATAGATCAAGTAGCAAAAAATAGCGAAGTAGACACCGAAACGTTTACGTCAAAGTTAATGCGTATTAGTAGGTACTTCGATATGCTTACCTCGTCCTTTAGTATCATGAAAGACGGTATGGATGTTGACCAATACAATAAATTCAGGACTACTTTAACACCAGCAAGCGGTTTTCAGAGCGCGCAGTATAGAAAAATTGAGTTTGCATCAACAGAACTTATAAATCTAATTGATAAAAGATTCAGAGAGACTATCGACAGGAATTCGTCTTACGAAAATGCGTTCGAACACTTATATTGGCAAGCTGCTGGGAAAGATTATAAAACAGGCAAAAAAAGCTATCTTTTAACAGCTTTTGAAGAGAAATATAAAGATGAATTTATTAGATTTACCAAGTTTTATTACGGTAATAATTTATGGTCTAAATTTAAGTCATTGCCTAAAGAATCCAGAGAAGACAAAGCGTTAATAAAAGCCATGCGTCATTATGATTACACTGTAAACATAAAATGGGTCATGGCACATTATAATACAGCAAATCATTATTTAAATATTGGCGGACAAACAGCAGAAGCCACAGGAGGAAGCGAATGGGTAAAATATATGCATCCAAAATATCAAAAGAGGATATTTTTTCCAGAGTTATGGTCAGAAAAAGAAATACAAGATTGGGGGACAAATATTTAATAATACTAGTGTTGGCAATAGCTTTTATTGCTTGTAAAGACGACCCTAAACCTACTATTATTACAGAAGAAGAATTAGCAATAGTTGAAGAAGTTCCAGAAGACGTTTATGAATTTGGTTTTAACCTAAACGATTTTGTCGTTAAGCGAGACACCATAAAAAGAGGAGATACTTTTGGGGTGATTTTAGAACGAAACAGATTAGGCTATCCTAAAATATTTCATATTGCAGAAAAAGCTAAAGATTCGTTCGATATAAGGCGTCTTCAAGTTGGTAAACCATATACATTGCTGTGTTCTAAAGATACATTGGAAATACCTAAGTGTTTCATTTATCAACCAAATCAGGAAGAATATGTAGTAATCAATTTTCAAGATTCAATACATGCCTATACGAGCAGAAAGCCTATAAAATATGTTGAAAAAACAGCTACAGGCATTATTACCAATAATATTTCGGAAACTTTAGAAGAGCAAGGACTAAGTCCGAGGTTGGCCTACAAAATGGCAGATGAAATTTATGCCTGGACGATCGATTTTAGACGGCTTCAAAAAGGGGATCGATTCAAGGTTATTTATACAGATAAGTATATTAATGATAGCATTTACACAGGGGTTCACAATATAAAAGCAGCGTACTTTGAGCATAATAACGAACCTTTCTATGCTTTTGAATTTGAAACAGATTCTGTTAAAGGCATTATCGATTATTTTAATAAAGAAGCCAAAAATTTACGACGAGCCTTCCTTAAAGCCCCCGTTAAATTTAGTCGTATTTCGTCAAGATATAATTTAAAAAGGAGAATCGCTGTTTACGGCTACAAAGTACGTCCACATAGAGGAACCGATTTTGCCGCACCTATAGGAACACCAATTATGGCAACTGCTAACGGAACCGTTACCAAATCGAGTTATACTAGAGGTAATGGTAAGTATGTAAAAATAAGACATAATGCTACTTACGAAACCCAATATTTGCATATGAGAAAACGAAATGTAAAAGTTGGTCAGTTTGTTAAGCAAGGTGATGTTATTGGTTGGGTTGGTATGACAGGGAACACAGGCGGACCACATGTATGTTATCGTTTTTGGAAAAACGGAAGAGAGGTTGATCCATTTAAACAAAAATTACCAGAGGCTAAACCAATATCAGATTCCCTAAAAGTTAAATATTTAGACTTTATAGCACCTATAAAAGTAAAGCTAGATAGTATCCCTTTTAAAGAGGCTATTTTAAAAGAAGAGTTACAAAACAATAATAATCTAATATCATTTAAAGATTAATTAATGACATTACCAAATATAAACCCCACCAGCACAAATTCATGGAAACAATTACAAGAACATTTTAAAACACTAAAAGATGTTCACATGAAAGATTTATTTGCTCAAGATGATGAGAGAGCAAATAAGTTTACCATAAAATGGGATGATTTTTATGTAGATTTTTCAAAGAATAGAATAACCGAAGAAACTTTTAAGTATTTACTGGAATTAGCCGATGAGGTTAAACTAAAAGATGCGATTAAGAGTCAGTTTTCCGGAGAAATAATAAATCAAACAGAAGGAAGAGCCGTTTTACATTCTGCATTACGTGCACCAAAAACATCGGAATGTTATGTAGACGGTGTAAATGTAATACCAGAAGTATATGAGGTAAAAGAAAAAATAGAGCAGTTTACAAATGAAGTTGTAAATGGTGATAGAAAGGGCTTTACAGGAAAAGCATTTACCGATGTTGTAAACATTGGAATTGGGGGATCGGATCTCGGACCAGCTATGGTAGTAGACTCTTTACAGTATTATAAAAACCATTTAACAACACATTTTGTAAGCAATGTAGATGGCGACCATGTAAATGAAGTTATTAAAAAGCTAGATCCGGAAACCACACTTTTTGTAGTGGTTTCTAAAACATTTACAACCCAAGAAACACTATCTAATGCCAATACCATTAAAGCTTGGTTTTTAAAATCTGCAAGCGAAGAAGCTATTGCAAAACACTTTGTGGCGGTATCAACAAATATTGAAAGTGTAAAATCATTTGGAATAGACGAGAACAATATTTTCCCTATGTGGGATTGGGTTGGTGGTCGTTTTTCTTTATGGAGTGCCGTAGGTTTAACCATAAGCTTAGCAGTTGGCTATAATAACTTTGAAAGCTTGCTTAGAGGTGCTAACAAAATGGATGAGCATTTTAAAAATGAAGATTTTAAAACCAACATTCCAGTAGTATTAGCTTTAATAAGCATATGGTATAATAATTTCTTTAAAGCTGAAAGTGAAGCGGTAATACCCTATTCTCAATACTTAAACCAATTTGCTACCTATTTACAACAAGGTATTATGGAAAGTAATGGTAAAAGTGTAGACCGTAACGGAAACCCTATCGATTACGAAACAGGAACTTTAATCTGGGGCGAACCAGGAACCAATTCACAACATGCCTTTTTTCAATTAATACATCAGGGAACTAAGTTGATCCCAGCAGATTTTATTGGTTTTACAAAGTCTTTGCATGGCAATCAAGACCATCAAAACAAACTTATTTCTAATTTCCTAGCGCAAACAGAAGCGCTTTTAAATGGCAAAACAGAGGAAAAAGTTGTTGCAGAAGGAACACAATCCGAGATTATTCCTTTTAAGATTTTTAAAGGAAACAAACCTACCAATACTATTTTTATAAACAAACTATCACCAGAAAGTTTAGGAAAACTAATAGCGATGTACGAGCATAAAATATTTGTACAGGGTATCATTTGGAACATCTTTAGCTACGATCAATTTGGCGTAGAATTAGGGAAACAATTAGCCAGTAAAATCTTAAAGGAATTTAATAGTAAAGACAACAACGTACATGATTCTTCGACCGATAATTTGTTGAATTATTATAAGAGTATGATGTAAAAACATGTAAAGTTTTTAACAAAATAAAGAAAAAGGCCCCGTTGGTTTATAGTATGCGCTAGTTCGAATTTTTAACTCGGACTTCCATAAGAGTCAATAAAATCATTATTAAAATCCACAGCAGCAATGTTGTGTTTTTTTATTTATAGGCTTGTTGTGTTTTATCGTCACGTAAACACATATCAATAAAATCAAAAATATACTTCTTCTTATCCTCCGAGAGATTAGAAATATCTTTAATACGTTGTAATACTTCTTTATCCTTTACTAAAACAGAAGTGTCTCCAGCAAGAAAATCAAGAGAAACATTAAGAGCTTGTGCAAGGTTTTTGGCAAAGTACCATATATTGGTTATGTAGGTTGGTTCTAAAAAGTTATCCAAATGAAGAACTTGAAGGGCTGTCAATAATTGCTAAATGCGTAGAAAGTAGCCCTTAAAAACAAACACTAAATTGGGTGTTGCAATCTGCGGTACCCAATTTAAAAACTATTTTTAGTAATCGAAATTACGTCATAAAATGAGCGAAAACACAAAAGCAGAAAAGAATCAGGTAGTCTCAAACTGCGACCACCTCGAAAAATTAAAATTCTCCATAGGCCTTATATGTTAAACACAATAAAAAGTACTTAATAAGGTACTTTTTTTATTATATTTGTACTATGGAAACAGTAAATTATACAGACTTTCGTTCAAATCTAAAACATTGGTTCGATAAAGTGGTCAATGATGTAAGCGATATCATCATCAAGCGAAAAAATGGTAAGGATCTAGTTTTAATATCGTTAGATGAGTACAACTCACTAAAAGAAACCACCTATTTGCTTACAGGAAAAAACAGAGATATTTTATTAAACTCCATCAAAGAACTAGAAGCAGGCGAAGGTGTTCAAAAAGACTTAATCGAATAGATGAAATTAACTTGGTCTACGTCTTCTTGGGAAGAGTATCTGTATTGGCAAAAAGTTGATAAGAAACTAGTAAAACGAATTAACGAACTCATTAAAAGTTGTATGCGAACACCTTTTGAAGGCATCGGGAAACCCGAAGCTCTAAAGGGAGATTTACAAGGCTATTGGTCGAGGCGAATTACATCAGAACATCGATTGGTTTACAAATATGAAAATGACCAGTTATTAATTGCAGCCTGTCGTTATCATTACGGAAAATAACCCCCCTCCCGCTAAACAATGTTTAGTGGTTGACAAGACTTATAAACAAAGTAAAACCATGGCTTTTAAACTGTGGTTTTTTTGCATTGTTAAGAAATAGCTTTAAGCTTTACTGATTTAATTAAAGTATCAAGGGTATAGAGAATAACACTTTGTTAATAAGTAGAGAAAATCCAAATTTAGAACTTCCTTTAATCTGCGATAAAAATTCCCTGCTCTCGCTTGCTTTCAAAACTAGTGGTGATAATAAGTGAGTAAATTACAAATAATAAAAAGCCATAATTTAACGTTTACGGCTTATTAGTATCGTAATGTCACTCATAACTCTTAAAACTATCGAGTATTTTTTCCTTCATTCTGACCACCCGTTATCTTCTTTTTGTGTTAAAGTGTGCATACGGTAACTACACCATTACCTACTCCCATACCTATTTAACTATAAACCTACTTGACAGCATTTATAAAATGGGACAAAAGATATTATTCTATCTAACATTATTATTTACTATGACTACATATTCTCAGGTTAAATTTGAAAAAGGTTATTATATTAATAACAAAGGAGAGAGGGGTAACTGTTTGATTAAAAATATAGATTGGAAAAATACCTCAACAGAATTTAAATATAAACTTGCAGAAAACTCTGAGAAAAAAAAGGCTACTATTACAGCCGTTAAAGAGTTTGGAATACTAAACGATTCTAAATACATAAGGAGTAAGGTCAAAATAGATAGATCTCCCACCGATACCAATACCTCGAGTTATAACAGAAACCCTGAATTTAAAGAAGAAGACCAGTATTAGATGGTAAACTCAAGCATTTTGTGATCATAACATAAATAAAACGAAAGTCATAACGCATTTATTTGATGTATTTTCTCTCAATAAAATTTGAAATTTATTAGATTTGTGAAAATATAATAAGTGTATGTGCACCGGTACACATATGTCGTCGGTAGAGACAATTAATATTACAGATTAACAAAAAGGAGAGCTTTTATGGTTTTGGTCTAACTAAATTTTGGTATGGAGACTGTTTTACGCGTGAATAAAAATCCCCCTACAAAATAATTCCGAAATCGTTTGGAATAACAAATCAAATATTATTAATCCAATGAGTAAATTCAAAACATATTCGGTAATCATTATAGTATCTTTCTTTATTATGTCTTGCTCAAGTGATGATGTGGACGCAGTTGAAGTATCTATTGTGGGAACATGGAAAGTACAAAGTACTTTTCTGGATGGTCGTTCTGTTATATCCCAGG includes:
- a CDS encoding tryptophan 2,3-dioxygenase family protein; translated protein: MSLEITNQLKEKYEAIDQDYETYLEGLLHSKPLNYWDYIQTDALLNLQIQRTVHPDEMVFIMYHQINELLFKMILGEIDQVAKNSEVDTETFTSKLMRISRYFDMLTSSFSIMKDGMDVDQYNKFRTTLTPASGFQSAQYRKIEFASTELINLIDKRFRETIDRNSSYENAFEHLYWQAAGKDYKTGKKSYLLTAFEEKYKDEFIRFTKFYYGNNLWSKFKSLPKESREDKALIKAMRHYDYTVNIKWVMAHYNTANHYLNIGGQTAEATGGSEWVKYMHPKYQKRIFFPELWSEKEIQDWGTNI
- a CDS encoding peptidoglycan DD-metalloendopeptidase family protein; this encodes MVRKRNTRLGDKYLIILVLAIAFIACKDDPKPTIITEEELAIVEEVPEDVYEFGFNLNDFVVKRDTIKRGDTFGVILERNRLGYPKIFHIAEKAKDSFDIRRLQVGKPYTLLCSKDTLEIPKCFIYQPNQEEYVVINFQDSIHAYTSRKPIKYVEKTATGIITNNISETLEEQGLSPRLAYKMADEIYAWTIDFRRLQKGDRFKVIYTDKYINDSIYTGVHNIKAAYFEHNNEPFYAFEFETDSVKGIIDYFNKEAKNLRRAFLKAPVKFSRISSRYNLKRRIAVYGYKVRPHRGTDFAAPIGTPIMATANGTVTKSSYTRGNGKYVKIRHNATYETQYLHMRKRNVKVGQFVKQGDVIGWVGMTGNTGGPHVCYRFWKNGREVDPFKQKLPEAKPISDSLKVKYLDFIAPIKVKLDSIPFKEAILKEELQNNNNLISFKD
- the pgi gene encoding glucose-6-phosphate isomerase: MTLPNINPTSTNSWKQLQEHFKTLKDVHMKDLFAQDDERANKFTIKWDDFYVDFSKNRITEETFKYLLELADEVKLKDAIKSQFSGEIINQTEGRAVLHSALRAPKTSECYVDGVNVIPEVYEVKEKIEQFTNEVVNGDRKGFTGKAFTDVVNIGIGGSDLGPAMVVDSLQYYKNHLTTHFVSNVDGDHVNEVIKKLDPETTLFVVVSKTFTTQETLSNANTIKAWFLKSASEEAIAKHFVAVSTNIESVKSFGIDENNIFPMWDWVGGRFSLWSAVGLTISLAVGYNNFESLLRGANKMDEHFKNEDFKTNIPVVLALISIWYNNFFKAESEAVIPYSQYLNQFATYLQQGIMESNGKSVDRNGNPIDYETGTLIWGEPGTNSQHAFFQLIHQGTKLIPADFIGFTKSLHGNQDHQNKLISNFLAQTEALLNGKTEEKVVAEGTQSEIIPFKIFKGNKPTNTIFINKLSPESLGKLIAMYEHKIFVQGIIWNIFSYDQFGVELGKQLASKILKEFNSKDNNVHDSSTDNLLNYYKSMM
- a CDS encoding type II toxin-antitoxin system Phd/YefM family antitoxin, with the protein product METVNYTDFRSNLKHWFDKVVNDVSDIIIKRKNGKDLVLISLDEYNSLKETTYLLTGKNRDILLNSIKELEAGEGVQKDLIE
- a CDS encoding Txe/YoeB family addiction module toxin produces the protein MKLTWSTSSWEEYLYWQKVDKKLVKRINELIKSCMRTPFEGIGKPEALKGDLQGYWSRRITSEHRLVYKYENDQLLIAACRYHYGK